Proteins encoded together in one Thermococcus barophilus MP window:
- the purS gene encoding phosphoribosylformylglycinamidine synthase subunit PurS, translating to MKYRAKIIVRLKEGLNDPEGRVIGKTLKNLGYKIEDLKVPKYFELVFESENPEKDVKEMCKRLLANPVIHTYEYQIEPLGE from the coding sequence ATGAAATACAGGGCAAAAATTATCGTTCGCTTAAAGGAAGGGCTTAACGACCCGGAAGGGAGGGTAATTGGAAAGACTTTGAAGAATTTAGGTTACAAAATTGAAGACTTAAAAGTGCCGAAATACTTTGAGCTCGTTTTTGAGAGCGAAAATCCAGAGAAGGATGTTAAGGAGATGTGCAAACGCCTGCTTGCAAATCCAGTTATCCACACCTACGAGTATCAAATCGAGCCCTTAGGTGAGTGA
- the purQ gene encoding phosphoribosylformylglycinamidine synthase I: MPKFAVIVFPGTNCDFETAEAIKKAGGKAERVWYKESLKDFDGVVLPGGFSYADYLRAGAISARAEIMEEVKELAKDGKPVLGICNGFQILTEAKLLSGALRPNKIPRFLCRWVYLRVADTETAFTGFYKEGEVIRMPIAHAEGNYYTNDLSKVRIVFQYSDENGNINEEANPNGSILNIAGISNEKGNVLGMMPHPERASDRWLGSEDGLRVFKSMVEYAKR; this comes from the coding sequence ATGCCAAAGTTCGCTGTCATAGTGTTTCCAGGGACAAACTGCGACTTTGAAACAGCTGAAGCAATTAAAAAAGCTGGTGGAAAAGCGGAGAGAGTCTGGTATAAGGAAAGCTTGAAAGACTTTGATGGTGTTGTTTTGCCCGGCGGCTTTAGCTATGCTGATTACCTAAGGGCTGGAGCGATAAGTGCGAGAGCTGAGATAATGGAGGAAGTCAAAGAGCTTGCTAAAGATGGAAAGCCAGTGCTCGGGATATGCAATGGCTTTCAAATTCTAACTGAAGCTAAGCTTTTGTCCGGTGCTTTGAGACCAAACAAAATTCCAAGGTTCCTTTGCAGGTGGGTCTATCTTAGGGTTGCAGACACTGAAACCGCTTTTACGGGATTTTACAAAGAAGGGGAGGTCATTAGGATGCCAATAGCTCATGCTGAGGGTAATTATTACACCAATGATCTGAGCAAAGTTAGGATAGTCTTTCAATACAGCGATGAGAATGGGAATATTAACGAAGAAGCAAACCCCAATGGTTCTATTCTCAACATAGCAGGAATAAGCAATGAAAAGGGCAACGTCTTGGGAATGATGCCGCATCCGGAGAGAGCGAGCGACAGATGGTTAGGAAGTGAGGATGGGTTGAGAGTCTTCAAATCTATGGTGGAGTACGCCAAAAGGTGA